A window of the Archocentrus centrarchus isolate MPI-CPG fArcCen1 chromosome 9, fArcCen1, whole genome shotgun sequence genome harbors these coding sequences:
- the srrd gene encoding SRR1-like protein has protein sequence MSDCGGEWQVARRRKGASRSSKSLQVSVAGGQEPLDVGKTVKRIRDTVSELRCEEFWHDWKQQLLVAASASVSKPPEDTDTKDRPVREGRSCQRLECVCYGLGPFSSCVASRYQLAMLLLLLDAGEIPLKDCSVYDPAFSSAEMDVLRELGLTVLTENEEGKRLANNPTFFYLMHCGKALYNNLLWKNWSTQCLPLMVIIGNSFSGMRERTTEKEFKRDYSYISKAVDFSVERKLPCPSRLIDVFNDSAVITFPSNSLNRLPQPTWTDPPEPLYQHSSDLEIILKETQS, from the exons ATGTCGGACTGCGGAGGCGAGTGGCAGGTGGCTCGGCGGCGAAAAGGTGCATCAAGAAGCTCTAAATCACTCCAGGTGTCTGTAGCAGGCGGCCAGGAACCTCTGGATGTCGGGAAAACTGTTAAACGCATCAGAGACACAGT GTCTGAACTAAGATGCGAAGAATTTTGGCACGATTGGAAAC AGCAGCTGTTGGTAGCGGCATCAGCATCTGTCTCAAAACCTCCAGAGGACACGGACACTAAGGACCGACCGGTCAGAGAAGGCAGGTCATGCCAACGGCTCGAGTGTGTGTGCTATGGCCTCGGCCCGTTTTCCTCTTGTGTCGCATCCCGCTACCAGCTTGCCATGTTGCTGCTTTTGCTGGATGCTGGAGAG ATTCCTCTAAAGGACTGCTCAGTCTATGATCCCGCATTCTCCTCTGCAGAGATGGATGTTTTGAGAGAGCTAGGTCTGACTGTACTCACAGAAAATGAG GAGGGGAAACGTTTGGCCAACAATCCCACATTTTTTTACCTGATGCATTGTGGGAAAGCCCTGTACAACAACCTTCTGTGGAAAAACTGGAGCACACAGTGTCTCCCACTGATGGTAATCATTGGGAACAGCTTCAGTGGCATGAGGGAAAG GACCACTGAGAAAGAGTTCAAGCGGGACTACAGCTACATCAGTAAGGCCGTGGATTTTAGTGTGGAGAGAAAGCTTCCTTGCCCATCTCGTCTGATTGACGTCTTCAATGACTCCGCAGTCATCACCTTTCCTTCCAACAGCCTTAACAGACTTCCACAGCCTACCTGGACAGACCCACCTGAACCACTGTACCAGCACAGCTCCGATTTGGAGATTATACTGAAGGAAACTCAGAGCTGA